Genomic window (bacterium):
CGCCATGAAATCAGGCCACTGGGGCGCCTTCGCCCTGCTAGTGCTCATGCTCGTGCTCGGACTGGTCTTCGGCCTCGTGGGCCTGGTCACGTTCGCAAGCGTCGCCGGCCGGCGGGCGTCTCCGCGGCTGCCGGGCCCCTATCAACTGACGCTCTTGGTCGCGACGGGGCTCGGCCTCCACAATTTTTCTGAAGGCCTCGCCATCGGCCAAGCCGCCTCCACGGGAGCGATCGGGTTCGCGCTGGTGCTCATCATCGGATTTGGGCTCCACAACGTCACGGAGGGGTTCGCGGTCGCGGCGCCGGTGGCCGCCGCCGGCGAAGTGCCGTCCTGGTCGTTTTTGGGCGCGGCCGGCCTGATCGGCGGCGGGCCCACGTTTCTCGGCACGCTCATCGGCTACCGCGTCAACTCGCCCCAGGCGTTTGTCCTCTTTCTCGCGCTGGCGGCCGGCGCGCTCTTTTACGTGATCGGCGAGATGTACGCGGTCGGCCGCCGGTTTCAGCAGCCTCCTGTCGCGGCCTGGGGCATTATCATGGGTTTCCTCGCCGCGTACGCGACAGATTTGATTTTGACGATCGGCGGCGCCTAAGCCCACACGCTTCTCGCCCGGCCCGCGGCAGCTTCCTTCCGGCCACCCGCGTCCATCGGCGGACCGCCCGAACACAGAATCAGGTCCAGGTCGGATCGTCGCCCCGGACGGTCGATGGTACCCTGGTGGTGACTGAACACGACCTGGGGCGAGGGGTGGCAGATATGGCGCAGGTCGCACGCGACATCATGAGCCGGGACGTCGTTTCGCTGTCGCCGGGGATGTCGATCGCCGACGCGGCGGATGCGCTGCTCCACTACCGCATTCACGGCGCGCCGGTCGTCGACGGGACCGGCCAGCTGGTCGGCATGGTCAGTTTCACCGATCTCTCCGCCCGCCACGGCGGCACGATCCGCGACGTCATGACCGCCGACTCGGTCTCCGTCTCCGAAGATACACCGGTCGACGAAATCGCGGCGCTGATGCTCGACCAGATGGTGCGCCGCGTGCCCGTCGTCGGCGGCGGACGGGTCACCGGCATCG
Coding sequences:
- a CDS encoding zinc permease, with translation LPVARLGPRTKTLQNLLNAVAIGVLLFLVWDILSKAQEPINGALKAAMKSGHWGAFALLVLMLVLGLVFGLVGLVTFASVAGRRASPRLPGPYQLTLLVATGLGLHNFSEGLAIGQAASTGAIGFALVLIIGFGLHNVTEGFAVAAPVAAAGEVPSWSFLGAAGLIGGGPTFLGTLIGYRVNSPQAFVLFLALAAGALFYVIGEMYAVGRRFQQPPVAAWGIIMGFLAAYATDLILTIGGA
- a CDS encoding CBS domain-containing protein — encoded protein: MAQVARDIMSRDVVSLSPGMSIADAADALLHYRIHGAPVVDGTGQLVGMVSFTDLSARHGGTIRDVMTADSVSVSEDTPVDEIAALMLDQMVRRVPVVGGGRVTGIVSASDIIQVFLNLHEPRRTGAETAAPRTAGTPKRGVPRRGAPRAKRSGRMLTRGDRR